Genomic DNA from Geothermobacter hydrogeniphilus:
TTCCAGGGCCCGCAGGGTGTTGACATCAAGATCGTTGGTCGGTTCGTCGAGCAGCAGCACGTTGCTGCCGGAGCGGAGCATCTTGGCCAGATGCACCCGGTTGCGTTCGCCGCCGGAGAGGGTGCCGACCTTTTTCTGCTGGTCGGAGCCGGAGAAGTTGAAGCGGGCGACGTAACCGCGCGAGTTGACCAGCCGGCCGCCGAGATCGATCTGTTCCTGGCCGTCGCAGATCTCCTCCCAGATGGTCTTGTCCGCATCGAGGGTTTCCCGCGACTGGTCGACGTAGGCGAGCTTGACCGTTTCGCCGACCCGGATGCTGCCGGCGTCGGGCTGTTCCTGGCCGGTGATCATCCGGAACAGGGTGGTCTTGCCGGCACCGTTGGGGCCGACCACGCCGACGATGCCGCCGGGCGGCAGTCGGAAGCTCATGTCATCGAGCAGCAGTTTGTCGCCAAACGATTTGCTCACCCCCTCGGCCTCGATGACGACGTTGCCGAGTCGCGGCCCCGGCGGGATGAACAGTTCCAGTTCTTTTTCCCGAACGGCGGCCTCCTGGCCGAGCAGCTTCTCGTAGGCGCTGATGCGGGCCTGACTCTTGGCGTGGCGTCCTTTCGGCGACATGCGGATCCACTCCAGTTCGTTGGCCAGGGTCTGCTGGCGTTTCGACTCGGCCTTTTCTTCCCGGCGCAGTCGCTCCTGCTTCTGCTCCAGCCAGCTTGAATAGTTGCCTTTCCAGGGAATGCCGTGGCCGCGGTCGAGTTCGAGAATCCAGCCGGCGACATTGTCGAGGAAGTAACGGTCATGGGTGACGGCGATGACCGTTCCCTCGTAGCGCTGCAGGTGCTGTTCCAGCCAGGAGACGGTCTCGGCGTCGAGATGGTTGGTCGGTTCGTCAAGCAGCAGGATGTCCGGTTTCTGCAGCAGCAGGCGGCAGAGTGCCACCCGGCGCCGCTCGCCACCGGAAAGGACCTTGATCGGGGTGTCGGCCGGCGGGCAGCGCAAGGCCTCTTCGGCCAGGTCGAGGCGGGAATCGAGATCCCAGGCGTCGAGGGCGTCGAGCTTGTCCTGTACCCTGGCCTGGCGTTCGCAGAGCTTTTCCATGTCGACGTCAGGGTCGGCGAAGGCGTTGTTGATCTCTTCGAACTCCTTCAGCAGGTCGACGGTCTCCTGCACCCCCTCCTGCACCACTTCACGCACCGTTTTGCTTTCGTCGAGCTGGGGCTCCTGTTCCAGGTAGCCGACCGTGTAGCCGGCCGAGAGCACCGCCTCGCCGTTGAATTCGGTGTCCACCCCGGCCATGATCCGCAGCAGCGTCGATTTGCCCGAGCCGTTGAGGCCGAGGACGCCGATCTTGGCGCCGTAGAAATAGGAAAGGGAAATATCCTTGATGACCGGTTGCCGATTGTAGTTCTTGCTGACCCGCATCATCGAGTAGATGATTTTTTTCGTATCTTCGCTCATGAAAAAACCTCGAAATGAATTGGCCGCCAAGACTCCAGGGACACCAAGCAAACCTTTTTTAACGGAGAGGTGCAGAGAGGGAGAGGACGCAGAGAAAATCTAAAGGCAGTTCTGTTTTTAAAACCCCCAAAGCGGTTTTTCTCCGACTCTGCACCTCTCCGCCTCAGCGTTAAAGAATTATTGCTTTTGTCTTTCTTGGTGTTCTTGGTGCCTTGGTGGCGTTTTTTTCAGATTTCCCGGCTTTATACACCATTCGCGCAACGCCGAACAACCGGCTATTTGCCGAATGCTTCATTGAAGCTCGGGATGGCGTCAATCTCTCTGACCCAGCCGAGTCGGCTGGAACAGAAGATGTTGGCATTCGGCATCACCGCCCCGGCGTCATCGAGGGTGCCGAGAAAGACCATCCGGTAATCCGGGTAGCGGCTGTTGGTATTGAACAGCGGGGTGCCGCAGACCGAGCAGAAATGCTTGTGGACGCGTTCCGAAAATCCGTAGTCGGTGAGCTTGTGCTCGTTGTCCAGGAGCTCAAAATATCTGCCGGGAAGCACCGCATAGCTGGTGAAGGCCGAGCCGTTGTGGCTGCGGCACATGCTGCAGTGGCAGTTGACCGCCTGGCGGATGCGGGTGGTGATGCGGTAGTGGATGGCGCCGCAGGCGCAGCGACCGGTGATTGGTTCGGACATGGAGGTCTCCTTTCGTGCAGGCTGAGAGCAGCACCACCAGGACTGTCAGGGTCTTCAGCATCTTCAGTTTTCCCTGCCGGGTTCGGCCGGGTCTGCTGCCGAACCCTTTCCCCGCCGCCGACGGTGGAACTTTTCGATCCAGTGCAGCAGTTTTTCGGGAGCATGGGCTTTTTTCCAGACTCCCGCCGCCATTTTGTTGGCTTCGGCCATGGTCGGGTAGATGTGGATGGTACCGAGGATCTTGTTCAGCCCAAGCCCGTGTTTCATCGCCAGCACGTACTCCGCCAGCAGGTCGCCGGCATGGGTACCGACGATGGTGACGCCGAGAATTTTGTCCGAACCCTTGCGGGTGAGGATCTTGACCCAGCCGTGGTCCTCGGAGTCGGCGATTGCCCGGTCGAGATCGTCGAGGTCGTAGCGGGTGACTTCGAAGGCGATGTCCTGCTGCCGCGCTTCGCGCTCGTTGAGACCGACCCGGGCCACCTCGGGGTCGGTGAAGGTACACCAGGGGATGACCCGGTAATCGGTCTTGAATTTCTTGAAATCTCCGAACAGGGCGTTGACCGCGGCGTACCAGGCCTGGTGCCCGGCGGTGTGGGTGAACTGGTAGGGACCGGCGACATCTCCGGCACAGAAGATGGTCGGGATGTTGGTGCGCAGGAAGGGATCGACCTCGATGTTGCCGCGGCCGGTGAGACGCACGCCGAGTTCCTCCAGTCCGAAGCCTGTGGCATTGGGGCGGCGACCGACGGCGATCAGCAGGCGATCGAACTCGATCTCAACCTTGTTGTCCCGGTGGTCGCAGAGCAGGGCCTGTCGTCCCTCTTCAACCCGTACTTCGCGGGCGACGTGCTCGGTCAGAACCCGGATGCCTTCATCTTCAAAACGTTGACGGATGAAGTCGGCCGCATCGGCATCCTCGCGTCCCATGATGCGGGGCCTCATTTCCACCTGGGTCACTTCGCAGCCGAGCCGGGCGAAGGCCTGGGCCATTTCGCAGCCGATCGGCCCGCCCCCGATGATCAGCAGCTTTTCCGGTTTCTCGCGCAACTCCCAGAGGGTGTCCGAGGTCAGGTAGTCAACCTGCTCGATCCCCTTGATCGGCGGGATGTAGGGGGCGGCGCCGGTGGCGACGACGATCGCCCGAGTGGTCAGGGTGCGGCCATTGACCTCGACGCTGTAAGGGGAGGTGACGCGCGCCTCGCCTTCGATGCAGTCGACGCCGAGTTCGCGGTAGCGTTTCACCGAGTCGTGGGGTTCGATCCTGGCGATGACGCTCTGTACGCGTTCCATCACCTCGGCAAAATTGAACTCAGCTTCCATCTTCCGCAGGCCGAACTCCCCGGCTCGTCGCGCGTAGCTGATCATCTTTGCGGAACGGATCAGCGCCTTGCTCGGTACGCAGCCGGTATTGAGGCAGTCGCCGCCCATCCGGTGTTTTTCAATCAGCGCTACTTTCGCCTTGACCGCGGCGGCGATATAGGAGGTGACCAGGCCGGCCGAGCCGGCGCCGAGAACCACCAGGTTGTAATCGAAATGTTCCGGTTTGGGGTGTCTCGCCATAACCTGGCGTGCCTTGACAATTTCCATGACCTTCTTGGCGAACAGCGGAAAGAGCCCGAGGATGACAAAGGAGATAATGATGCCTGGGGAGAGGATGCCCGCTGCCGATTCGATCCGGCCGAGTTGGGTGCCGGCATTGACATAGACCGCGGTGCCGGCCAGCATCCCGACCTGACTGACCCAGTAGAAGGTGCGGACTTTCATCGGCGTCAGGCCCATCACCAGGTTGATGACGAAGAAGGGGAACAGGGGGACCAGTCGCAGTGAAAAGAGATAGAAAGCGCCCTCGCGTTCGACCCCGGCGTTGATCGCTCCGAGCTTGTCGCCGAAACGGTTCTGCACCCAGTCGCGCAACAGGAAGCGCGAGACGATAAAAGCCAGGGTGGCGCCGATGCTGCTGGCGAAGGAGACCACCAGCAGGGCGGTCCAGAAGCCGAACATTGCCCCGCCGGCCAGAGTCATGACCGTTGCGCCCGGCAGAGACAGGGCGGTGACCAGGATGTAGATCGCCAGGTAGATGGCCAGGGTGCGGGTGGTATGTTCGGTATAGTAGCTGTCGAAGGCGGCCTGCTGTGATTTCAGGTAATCGAGAGTCAGAAAACGTCCGAGGTCGAAGATGAAGAATGCCGCGATAAGCAGAACGATGACAGCAATGATGATCAGGCGGGATTTTTTACCGGTCATGGATGATCCTTTGGGGAAGAAGTCGAGGTTGCAATCATTTCACACCGGACTGCGCTTTGAAGAATATCATCCAGCTGACATAAGGTCACCCTGCTTGATGCGTATTTTGCGGATTGGGCACGGAAAATGCTTTTAAGAGCGGACAACTTTGCAACAGGAAGGCCGGTTTTGTCAGCTTCCCTTCGTCGCGCCTTGCGAAAACGCGACCGGGAGTTTTTGGCGTTAAGAATTATTTATTGGATTGAATATGAAAATGGTTGAGCGACACATATCGGGACAGGAGATGGCGAAGGACGTGTCATCCACCGCAACCCGCAAGGGAGGAGGCGGTTGTCAGGGGTTCACCCTGGTCGAACTGGTGCTTATCCTGGCGATTATCGGAACTCTGTCGGTCATTGCCATCCCACAGTTTCATAAGTTTGCTGACAGGGCCAAAGTTTCACGAGCCATGGCGGAGATTCGCAATCTGGAGAAGGATATCGTTTCTTTTGCTCTCGACAATGTCAGCTACCCGAATTCACTGAATGACATCAACCGGGGCGGGATGAAAGATCCCTGGGGGAACCCTTATCAGTACGCCAACCTTGCCGGCGGGACGCCCCCGCGACAGAGTATGTTCTTTGCCGACCTGAACACCGATTTTGATCTCTACAGCATCGGTCCTGACGGGGTGAGTCAGCAGGTTATTTCGGACCCGGCCAGTCTGGATGATGTTGTTCGGGCCGGCGATGGCAGCTGGGTCGGCAGGGGAGAGACATTCTAGGCCATACAAGACCGTGGCGTCTTGACTTATAAGGGTGAAGAGTTATGCAGTGCGCTTGTCCAAAATGTAAAGCGACCATCGAGATTCAGCAACAGGAAATCCCTGTCGAGGGGGGATTCCGGCACTGTTCTGAATGCAACGTAAAATACTGGGTCGGCCGCGAAGATTTCACCCTGCGTGTCTACCGGAAACAGGGCAGCATCTATTGTTCCGATTGCGGCCATGAACTCGGCTGTGAAAACCTGTGTCTTCATTGCGGCTCTTTTTTTCCCACCTACATTCTGGTTCAGGAAGGTCGGCCGGCGGTACGAAAACAGCATAGAAGCGGCTTTTTCCCTGTCCGTAAACCGGTTCGCAGGGCGGCTGAACCGGCCAGGGGCAAAGTCGACGCTGAAAAAACAACCGGTTCGGGGATTGACAGACGCTGGCTGGCCTATGCCGTCCTGGCGGTTCTGGTTGTGGTTCTGGCGGTTGGGGCAACCGGACTGTACCGGTCTCATCAGCAGCAGAAGGCCTATGCACGCAATTTTGTCGTAGCTTTGTACGGCATTAAATCAGGTGTTGACCTGAACCTGAAGGCTGCCGCCGCCCGGGCCGCCGCCTGGCGGAAACAGGAAGGTTCGATGGCCGTCCTGGCTCCTCCGCTGGCGGAGAAAGAGCAGCGGAGGCTGGCCAAGGTCAAGGGCGCTATTGATACCGCACTGGAGGCCCTCGGGGAAACTCCGGAGTCGGCAGCCGCCGCACGAAAGACTCTCGACCAACTCTATTCCGCTTATCTGAAGCTTTATTCTCTCAACCAGGACAACCCCTCCTCCCTGGAAGATTTTCTCGACCGCCAGAACCGGCTCAAGGGAAAATTCTTCAAAACCGCCGAGACATTGAAAAATCAAATGCCGAACAATATCATGGACGAGCTTCGTGAATCGGTTCCAAAATACCGGAATTTGAGTTTTCTTATCTAAACCCTGCCCTTGTCGGCGAACAGCACACGTCATTGATCTGCCTGAGCTTCCCATAAATCACCAGTGAACCTAATGGGTGCGCTTCAGATTTTTAAAAATCTCATTCAGGCCAAGCACTGGCACTCTCCATCCAACAGGAACTCCCTGCTTCAGGTAACCACCCGGACGCGCTCTGTTCCAGGGGGGGGCGTAAGCGTTTTTTTGGACAAAAATTGCCACCCGACTGACCATCCGGGGCACCTGTTGCCCTGTCACTGGTGTTTTTAAGCCTTCCTTTCTCAGCAAGATCGTTCCCGTTTGCGGGAAAAATGTCGGGATTGCCGATTTCCTATGAAAACAATCGGCATGCAACGATGCCATCCCTGACAATCCCGGTTAGTTTTTTTGACCCCGGTCAAAGACCACGACAAAAAACTGTTCTAAACAACATTCAGAACGTATTTTCCCGCGCTTTTCCGAACTGAAGAGTTGCACAGCCCGGAAAACGTGCTTGGCTTGAGGATGTCAACCTGGAGCGGTTTACGTGGTTCAGCCTCCGGCCGGGTTGGTGTTCTGTCCTGATCAGGAATTCATATTCTGCCCGAAGGAGACAAGAGATGAACAGACGAAGCGGGATGGGTGGGCGCTGGCCGCTCACCATGGTCGTGACGCTGCTGGGGGTGTTGCTGGCCGGCGGCTGTCTGGCTGCTTCCGGCGACGCGGCGCGCGGGGCAAGGCTTTTTTCCGGAAGTGCGGCAATGAGCAACGGGGGCGCTCCCTGCCTGGCCTGCCATGGTTTCGCCGCAGCGGGATTCGGTGCTGCCGGGGGCGCAAGTTTCGGGCCTGACCTGAGCAACCTGAACGAGGATTACGGCGACGACGGTGTGGCCGAGGTGCTGGCCGCTCTGCCCTTTCCGAGCATGCTGCCGATCTATGCCAAGCGCCCCTTGACGGAGCAGGAACAGGCTGATCTCGGGGCGTTTTTTGCTGCCACCAGGACCGGCGCCCTGCCCGGTGTGGGGAGGCTCGCGGTGACGGTTCTGGCGGCCCTGGTCATCTTTGTCGGCCTCATCGGCCTGCTCGGACAACGTCGTCTGCGTGCGGTCCGGCAGCCGCTGGTTGAACAGGCCCGCAACAGGGGAGGAAAACAGGTATGAGCTGGATCAAGGATATTGTCGACCCGAAGTCGCGGGCCTGGGAGGAATTTTACCGCAACCGCAACCAGTGCGACAAGGTGGTGCGCAGTACCCACGGCGTCAACTGTACCGGCGGTTGTTCGTGGAACGTGCATGTCAAGGACGGCATCGTCGGTTGGGAGCTGCAGGCCACCGACTACCCCGAACTGGAAGAGGGACTGCCCCCCTATGAGCCGCGCGGCTGCCAGCGGGGGATCTCCTTCTCCTGGTATCTCTACAGCCCGCTGCGCATCAAGTATCCCTACCTGCGCGGCGTGCTGACCGACCTCTGGCGGGCGGCCCGAGCCAAGCATGATGATCCGGTTGCTGCCTGGGCCTCCATCGTCGAGAACGAGGCGAGCCGCAAGAGTTACCAGCAGGCCCGCGGCAAGGGTGGCTTCCGCCGTTCCAGTTGGGACGAGGTGGAGGAGATCATCGCTGCCTCGACAGTCTACACCATCAAGAAATACGGCGCCGATCGGCTGGTCGGCTTTTCGCCGATCCCGGCCATGTCGATGCTCAGCTTCGCCGGTGGCGCGCGTTTCATGCAGCTTTTGGGCGGCGTCAACCTGAGCTTCTACGACTGGTACTGCGATCTGCCCAATGCTTCGCCGGAAATCTGGGGTGAGCAGACCGATGTTTCCGAGAGCGCCGACTGGTACAACAGCAAGTACATCGCCATCATGGGCTCCAACGTCAACATGACCCGCACCCCGGATGCCCATTTCCTCGGCGAGGCTCGTCACAACGGCTCGAAAGTGACGGTCCTTTCCCCCGATTTCAGCATGACGTCGAAGCACGCCGACTGGTGGATTCCCAGCCATGCCGGTCAGGACGGCGCCTTCTGGATGGCGGTCAACCACGTCATCCTCAGTGAATTCCACCATAAGGCGCAGACGCCCTATTTCATGGATTACCTCAAGCGCTACAGCGACACCCCTTTCCTGGTGAAGCTGGAGGAGCGCGATGGCGTCTACCACGCCGGGCGGATGCTCGCCGCCGATGCCCTGAAAGGATATCGGGACGAAGAGCATGCCGCCTTCAAGTACCTGGTCTGGGATGAAAAGGCCGCAGCGCCGCGCATGCCGCTCGGCACCCTCGGTTTCCGCTGGCAGGAGAAGAAGGGTGAATGGAACCTGCAGATGAAGGATGGCCGCGACGGCAGCGACATCGCGCCGGCGCTGTCGCTGCTCGCCGCAAAGGACGATGAACTGCAGGTCGCGTTCGATGATTTCGGCGCCGCCTCCAGCGTCCGGCGCGGAGTGCCGGTGCGCTACATCGAGACCACCGGCGGCCGGGTGGCGGTGACCACGGTCTATGACCTGCTGATGGCCCAGTTCGGCGTCAACCGCGGCCTGGCGGGGGATTACCCGACCGACTACGATGCCGAGAACAGCCCCTATACCCCGGCCTGGCAGGAGAAGTTCACCGGCATCGACCGCGCCAACGTGGTGCAGTTCGCCCGCGAATGGGCTTCGACTGCCGAGAAGACCGAGGGCAAGTGTTCGATTATCATCGGCGCCGGGGTCAATCACTGGTACCACGCCAACCTGCTTTACCGGGCCGGCATCGTTTCACTGATGCTGTGCGGCTGCGTCGGCAAGAACGGCGGCGGCCTCAACCATTACGTCGGCCAGGAGAAGCTCGCCCCGGTCGCGCCTTGGGCCACCATCATGGGGGCGCTCGACTGGAGCAAGCCGCCGCGGTTCCAGAACGCGCCATCCTACCATTATGTCCACAGCGACCAGTGGCGCTACGAGCGGGCCGCCGACGAGGCCCGCATCCAGCCGGTCGCGGAGCACAACGCCATCACCGCCGGACACACCATGGATCACCAGGTGCGCGCGGTGCGCAACGGCTGGCTGCCCTTCTACCCGCAGTTTGACCGCAACCCGAGCGAGGCGGTGAAACAGGCCGAGGCCGCCGGCGCCGCCAGCAACCAGGAGATTGTTGACTGGACGGTCAAACAGCTGGCCGAGAAGAAGATGAAGTTCGCCGTCGAGGATCCCGACGCGCCGGAGAACTGGCCGCGGCTGTGGATCATCTGGCGCGGCAACGCTCTGATGTCGAGCGCCAAGGGACACGAGTACTTCCTCAAGCATTACCTCGGCACCCACACCAATACCGTCGCTCCGGAAACCGCGGAGGGATCGGTCAAAGAGGTCAAGTGGCACCCGCAGGCTCCGGAAGGCAAGCTCGACCTGGTGGTCGATATCAACTTCCGCATGGACACCTCGGCGCTCTATTCGGACATCGTGCTGCCGACCGCGACCTGGTATGAAAAAGACGATCTCAACTCAACCGACATGCACTCCTTCATCCACCCGCTGCAGGCGGCGGTGCCCCCCTGCTGGGAGTCGAAGAGCGACTGGGATATCTTCAAGGGACTGGCGAAGAAGGTCAGTGAACTGGCCGAGACCCATCTGCCGGAGCCGGTGCGCGACATTGTCGCCGTGCCGCTGCAGCACGATACCCCGGCCGAAATGGCCCAGCCGGAGATCAGGGACTGGAGCAAGGGGGAGTGCGAACCGATTCCCGGCAAGACCATGCCCGCCCTGGTGGTGGTCGAGCGGGACTACAGGAACCTCTACAACCGTT
This window encodes:
- the ettA gene encoding energy-dependent translational throttle protein EttA, whose product is MSEDTKKIIYSMMRVSKNYNRQPVIKDISLSYFYGAKIGVLGLNGSGKSTLLRIMAGVDTEFNGEAVLSAGYTVGYLEQEPQLDESKTVREVVQEGVQETVDLLKEFEEINNAFADPDVDMEKLCERQARVQDKLDALDAWDLDSRLDLAEEALRCPPADTPIKVLSGGERRRVALCRLLLQKPDILLLDEPTNHLDAETVSWLEQHLQRYEGTVIAVTHDRYFLDNVAGWILELDRGHGIPWKGNYSSWLEQKQERLRREEKAESKRQQTLANELEWIRMSPKGRHAKSQARISAYEKLLGQEAAVREKELELFIPPGPRLGNVVIEAEGVSKSFGDKLLLDDMSFRLPPGGIVGVVGPNGAGKTTLFRMITGQEQPDAGSIRVGETVKLAYVDQSRETLDADKTIWEEICDGQEQIDLGGRLVNSRGYVARFNFSGSDQQKKVGTLSGGERNRVHLAKMLRSGSNVLLLDEPTNDLDVNTLRALEEALENFAGCAVVISHDRWFLDRIATHILAFEGDSQTVWFEGNYSEYEEDFKKRHGRDADQPHRIHYRSLTR
- a CDS encoding nitrate reductase subunit alpha codes for the protein MSWIKDIVDPKSRAWEEFYRNRNQCDKVVRSTHGVNCTGGCSWNVHVKDGIVGWELQATDYPELEEGLPPYEPRGCQRGISFSWYLYSPLRIKYPYLRGVLTDLWRAARAKHDDPVAAWASIVENEASRKSYQQARGKGGFRRSSWDEVEEIIAASTVYTIKKYGADRLVGFSPIPAMSMLSFAGGARFMQLLGGVNLSFYDWYCDLPNASPEIWGEQTDVSESADWYNSKYIAIMGSNVNMTRTPDAHFLGEARHNGSKVTVLSPDFSMTSKHADWWIPSHAGQDGAFWMAVNHVILSEFHHKAQTPYFMDYLKRYSDTPFLVKLEERDGVYHAGRMLAADALKGYRDEEHAAFKYLVWDEKAAAPRMPLGTLGFRWQEKKGEWNLQMKDGRDGSDIAPALSLLAAKDDELQVAFDDFGAASSVRRGVPVRYIETTGGRVAVTTVYDLLMAQFGVNRGLAGDYPTDYDAENSPYTPAWQEKFTGIDRANVVQFAREWASTAEKTEGKCSIIIGAGVNHWYHANLLYRAGIVSLMLCGCVGKNGGGLNHYVGQEKLAPVAPWATIMGALDWSKPPRFQNAPSYHYVHSDQWRYERAADEARIQPVAEHNAITAGHTMDHQVRAVRNGWLPFYPQFDRNPSEAVKQAEAAGAASNQEIVDWTVKQLAEKKMKFAVEDPDAPENWPRLWIIWRGNALMSSAKGHEYFLKHYLGTHTNTVAPETAEGSVKEVKWHPQAPEGKLDLVVDINFRMDTSALYSDIVLPTATWYEKDDLNSTDMHSFIHPLQAAVPPCWESKSDWDIFKGLAKKVSELAETHLPEPVRDIVAVPLQHDTPAEMAQPEIRDWSKGECEPIPGKTMPALVVVERDYRNLYNRFISLGPGARGGIGAHGLSWSIEDYYDEMAQGPDTVEWGGKKYPSLVDARDAAEIILKLAPETNGEMACRAFAAEEKKVGLPLVDLAEPTRGVRTTFADLDRQPRRLLTSPIWSGLSNDGRAYAAYCLNVERLVPWRTLTGRQHFYLDHPGYIAAGENLPTYKPKADPSSLQDLVVTPGDSRSIMLNYLTPHGKWGIHSTYGDNHRMLTLSRGCHPFWINDQDAAEIGVVDNDWVEVCNDHGVVVTRAVVSARLPRGICILYHSPERTVGVPKSPSRGNRRAGGHNSLTRIRLKPNLMLGGYGQFTYGWNYWGPTGANRDTFIRVRRLDGEPQW
- a CDS encoding prepilin-type N-terminal cleavage/methylation domain-containing protein; the protein is MVERHISGQEMAKDVSSTATRKGGGGCQGFTLVELVLILAIIGTLSVIAIPQFHKFADRAKVSRAMAEIRNLEKDIVSFALDNVSYPNSLNDINRGGMKDPWGNPYQYANLAGGTPPRQSMFFADLNTDFDLYSIGPDGVSQQVISDPASLDDVVRAGDGSWVGRGETF
- a CDS encoding FAD-dependent oxidoreductase, whose protein sequence is MTGKKSRLIIIAVIVLLIAAFFIFDLGRFLTLDYLKSQQAAFDSYYTEHTTRTLAIYLAIYILVTALSLPGATVMTLAGGAMFGFWTALLVVSFASSIGATLAFIVSRFLLRDWVQNRFGDKLGAINAGVEREGAFYLFSLRLVPLFPFFVINLVMGLTPMKVRTFYWVSQVGMLAGTAVYVNAGTQLGRIESAAGILSPGIIISFVILGLFPLFAKKVMEIVKARQVMARHPKPEHFDYNLVVLGAGSAGLVTSYIAAAVKAKVALIEKHRMGGDCLNTGCVPSKALIRSAKMISYARRAGEFGLRKMEAEFNFAEVMERVQSVIARIEPHDSVKRYRELGVDCIEGEARVTSPYSVEVNGRTLTTRAIVVATGAAPYIPPIKGIEQVDYLTSDTLWELREKPEKLLIIGGGPIGCEMAQAFARLGCEVTQVEMRPRIMGREDADAADFIRQRFEDEGIRVLTEHVAREVRVEEGRQALLCDHRDNKVEIEFDRLLIAVGRRPNATGFGLEELGVRLTGRGNIEVDPFLRTNIPTIFCAGDVAGPYQFTHTAGHQAWYAAVNALFGDFKKFKTDYRVIPWCTFTDPEVARVGLNEREARQQDIAFEVTRYDLDDLDRAIADSEDHGWVKILTRKGSDKILGVTIVGTHAGDLLAEYVLAMKHGLGLNKILGTIHIYPTMAEANKMAAGVWKKAHAPEKLLHWIEKFHRRRRGKGSAADPAEPGREN
- a CDS encoding c-type cytochrome; translated protein: MNRRSGMGGRWPLTMVVTLLGVLLAGGCLAASGDAARGARLFSGSAAMSNGGAPCLACHGFAAAGFGAAGGASFGPDLSNLNEDYGDDGVAEVLAALPFPSMLPIYAKRPLTEQEQADLGAFFAATRTGALPGVGRLAVTVLAALVIFVGLIGLLGQRRLRAVRQPLVEQARNRGGKQV
- a CDS encoding GFA family protein, translating into MSEPITGRCACGAIHYRITTRIRQAVNCHCSMCRSHNGSAFTSYAVLPGRYFELLDNEHKLTDYGFSERVHKHFCSVCGTPLFNTNSRYPDYRMVFLGTLDDAGAVMPNANIFCSSRLGWVREIDAIPSFNEAFGK